A region from the Flavobacterium enshiense genome encodes:
- a CDS encoding BatD family protein, with protein MTNRKQYIFLFLLIATLGFAQQPVQTSVDSTKIKIGSQFNLTLKVKGTKETRVAFPESKNLGQLEVLESYPIDTIKKDATFEFIKKYGLTQFDSGRYVIPRIPVLIGNKQFLSDSAVIVVNNVVVDTLKQKMHDIKPIVEVKDSSSDFWWYLLGIVLLGGLGFLGYWLYKKYKNRPKEEVIVYASPIEKATSLLQNLEKKSLLEHGDVKSYYSEMTDITRTYIEETVHIPAMESTTDELLVAMKQAAMKKKMGIRQETMETFEKILKNADLVKFAKSKPMDFEITDDRKNIEKIIFTIDKALPKEIEEDEVDSDYERQQEELKRKKIKKRNTMVGVASGCIALLVIGFVFLNGTSLFGSSTKELYDQDWITSEYGNPGVIIATPNVLIRKDADKELPKGTMALLKEMQMFEYGGYFDDYYITVSTSKFKQPMKDSENAAMLDKALEGGLKALELRGAQDIIVKTEDFNTGNGFSGRKAYGTMNMLDPIKRKSEKVYYEYIAFGQEGGLQQVLLAHKEGDEFGSKITSRILESVELRKAAQ; from the coding sequence ATGACAAACAGAAAACAATACATATTCCTTTTTTTACTGATCGCAACCTTGGGTTTTGCGCAACAGCCAGTACAAACCAGTGTTGATTCAACCAAGATTAAAATCGGTTCTCAGTTCAATCTGACTTTAAAGGTAAAAGGAACAAAAGAAACCCGCGTGGCTTTCCCTGAAAGCAAAAATTTAGGGCAGTTGGAGGTGCTGGAGTCGTATCCGATTGATACGATAAAAAAAGACGCGACTTTCGAGTTCATCAAGAAATACGGTTTAACACAATTCGATTCGGGACGTTACGTGATTCCGAGAATTCCGGTGTTAATCGGAAACAAACAATTCTTGTCGGATTCGGCCGTAATTGTAGTTAACAACGTAGTAGTTGATACACTCAAACAGAAAATGCACGATATCAAACCGATTGTTGAGGTTAAGGATTCGTCGTCTGATTTCTGGTGGTATTTGTTGGGAATCGTGCTATTGGGCGGATTGGGATTCTTAGGTTATTGGCTTTACAAAAAGTATAAAAACCGTCCGAAAGAAGAAGTGATTGTTTATGCTTCGCCAATTGAAAAAGCAACTAGTTTACTTCAGAATCTGGAAAAAAAATCACTTTTGGAACACGGTGATGTTAAATCGTACTATTCTGAAATGACAGATATCACACGTACGTACATCGAAGAAACCGTGCATATTCCCGCCATGGAGAGTACCACCGACGAGCTTTTGGTAGCGATGAAACAAGCGGCGATGAAGAAGAAAATGGGTATTCGTCAGGAGACCATGGAAACTTTCGAGAAAATCCTTAAAAATGCTGATCTGGTAAAATTTGCCAAATCCAAACCTATGGATTTTGAGATTACGGACGACCGCAAAAACATCGAAAAAATAATTTTTACTATTGATAAAGCCTTGCCGAAAGAAATCGAAGAGGACGAGGTTGATTCTGATTACGAAAGGCAACAGGAAGAACTGAAACGCAAAAAGATTAAGAAACGCAATACCATGGTTGGAGTCGCGTCCGGTTGTATTGCTTTACTTGTAATCGGATTCGTATTCTTAAACGGAACGAGTCTTTTTGGAAGTTCGACTAAGGAATTGTATGATCAGGATTGGATTACCAGCGAATACGGAAATCCCGGCGTGATTATAGCTACCCCGAATGTTTTGATTCGTAAGGATGCAGATAAAGAACTGCCAAAAGGGACAATGGCTTTGTTGAAGGAAATGCAAATGTTTGAATATGGAGGTTATTTTGATGATTACTATATCACGGTAAGTACTTCAAAATTCAAACAGCCAATGAAAGACAGTGAAAATGCCGCCATGCTGGATAAAGCATTGGAGGGTGGACTGAAAGCATTGGAATTGAGAGGAGCTCAGGATATCATCGTGAAAACAGAAGATTTCAATACCGGTAACGGATTTTCCGGAAGAAAAGCGTACGGAACCATGAATATGCTTGACCCAATTAAACGTAAATCAGAGAAAGTATATTACGAATACATTGCCTTCGGACAGGAGGGTGGTTTACAGCAAGTACTTTTGGCTCACAAAGAAGGTGATGAATTTGGAAGTAAAATCACGTCCAGAATTTTAGAATCAGTCGAACTTAGAAAAGCAGCACAATAA
- a CDS encoding DUF4382 domain-containing protein, translated as MKILKNCMLAFFAMACISALLASCNDNDDNSQVSGTSKITVSMTDAPGDYDEVNVEVVDVEIKSPEGGWMSIGNNPGVYNLLDLTGGVSVILADSIVPSGHLGQMRLILGENNTVVKEGVTYPLRTPSAQQSGLKLQINQTLQPDFTYNFLLDFDVHHSVVVEAGNSGNYNLHPVIRVTTETMSGAIKGTVEPIDVPTEASVMVNGVLVTANTNDLGVFQLNGIPSGTYTVTLTPDIASGHAVLVVDNVEVINGQITNMGTLTLP; from the coding sequence ATGAAAATCTTAAAAAACTGCATGTTGGCATTTTTTGCAATGGCCTGCATATCTGCTTTACTAGCAAGCTGTAACGACAATGATGATAATTCCCAAGTGTCGGGAACTTCGAAAATTACGGTCAGTATGACCGATGCTCCGGGAGATTATGACGAAGTTAACGTTGAGGTGGTTGATGTGGAGATTAAATCCCCTGAAGGTGGGTGGATGAGTATTGGTAATAATCCAGGAGTTTACAACCTGTTGGATTTAACAGGAGGCGTAAGTGTAATCTTGGCCGATAGTATTGTACCGTCGGGACATTTGGGTCAGATGCGCCTAATCTTAGGTGAGAACAATACTGTTGTGAAAGAAGGGGTAACTTATCCTTTACGAACTCCGAGCGCGCAACAATCCGGTTTGAAACTACAGATCAACCAAACGTTGCAACCGGATTTTACCTATAATTTTCTATTGGATTTCGACGTGCATCATTCCGTTGTGGTTGAAGCCGGGAATTCAGGAAATTATAACCTGCACCCTGTAATCAGAGTAACAACTGAAACAATGTCGGGTGCAATCAAAGGAACGGTAGAGCCAATTGATGTTCCAACAGAAGCTTCGGTTATGGTTAACGGCGTTTTGGTTACTGCAAATACTAACGATTTGGGTGTGTTTCAGTTAAACGGAATCCCTTCAGGAACTTATACGGTAACTTTAACACCGGACATTGCTTCTGGGCATGCTGTTTTGGTGGTTGATAATGTTGAAGTTATAAACGGACAAATCACCAACATGGGAACCCTGACACTGCCATAA
- a CDS encoding tetratricopeptide repeat-containing sensor histidine kinase has product MFIKDTIGAIQSKCFIASYYIEKYQNDSAYFNYLKAQKLSEKYKGKPFLGSILLNKAELLTYQKDFAGAETLATQALRIGNERNNNSLVYECNLVLGKALKGMNQDKEAMNYYLKALKNTDDLKADYQYLVLKAQIYNYIALLYQKQDNYKESIKYVEKALCLEDFKAKNITRYVYLLNTLAYSKFKLNDNSCLELFNTTLELGDSLQNIPTQLTARLHLSEYYLSKKKTASAKSFAEAARMMSHQNEVFEDELEALELLAKIDPSHASDYNKRYIVLNDSLQNVERATRNKFARIEFETDEITNEKNIAEAENEKMAMQRWMIIAFGLSFIVLIILFYVSRLQRAKNRELRYLQQQQMANAEIYQLMLDQQQKIEEGKQIEKRRIAKELHDGIMGKLSAIRLNLFVLSKANNPETIARCSEYIDEIQNVEKEVRKISHDLSQNLFAHVSDFTLMVTNLMEAAKGHSQLQFKLIIDEKIDWNSVPSVVKMQVYRILQEALHNIQKYSEAKSVCIRITREDDLLTISVADDGVGFDPKTIKPGIGHKNMRERAAEINAELAIWSEVGKGTQIDLKIVT; this is encoded by the coding sequence TTGTTTATTAAAGATACTATTGGAGCAATCCAATCAAAATGTTTTATTGCTTCTTATTACATAGAGAAATATCAAAATGATAGCGCTTACTTTAATTATTTAAAAGCGCAAAAACTTTCAGAAAAATATAAAGGAAAGCCTTTTCTAGGTTCCATACTGTTGAATAAAGCAGAATTGCTTACTTATCAAAAAGATTTTGCAGGAGCTGAAACGTTGGCAACTCAGGCTTTAAGAATTGGTAATGAAAGAAACAATAATTCTTTAGTTTACGAATGTAATCTTGTTTTAGGTAAGGCTCTAAAAGGGATGAACCAAGACAAGGAAGCTATGAATTATTATTTAAAAGCACTAAAAAATACTGATGATTTGAAAGCAGATTATCAGTATTTAGTCTTAAAGGCTCAGATCTATAATTATATTGCATTATTATATCAAAAACAAGATAATTATAAAGAATCTATCAAATATGTTGAAAAAGCATTGTGTCTTGAGGATTTTAAGGCAAAGAACATAACGCGTTATGTGTATTTGCTAAATACCTTAGCTTACTCCAAATTTAAATTAAATGACAACAGTTGTTTGGAACTGTTTAATACAACTTTAGAGTTAGGCGATAGCCTGCAGAACATTCCGACACAGCTTACCGCTAGATTGCACCTATCTGAATATTACTTGTCAAAAAAGAAAACAGCATCAGCAAAAAGTTTTGCCGAAGCAGCTAGGATGATGTCACACCAAAATGAGGTTTTCGAAGACGAACTAGAAGCACTCGAACTGCTGGCTAAGATTGACCCCAGTCACGCTTCGGATTATAACAAACGTTATATTGTTCTTAACGACAGTTTACAAAATGTAGAGCGCGCCACCCGTAATAAATTTGCCCGAATTGAATTCGAGACCGACGAAATCACCAATGAGAAAAACATCGCGGAGGCGGAAAATGAAAAGATGGCCATGCAGCGCTGGATGATAATTGCGTTTGGTTTGTCTTTCATAGTACTGATCATCCTGTTTTATGTGTCCCGTCTGCAGCGTGCCAAAAACAGAGAGTTGCGTTACCTTCAGCAACAACAGATGGCCAATGCAGAAATCTATCAATTAATGCTCGACCAACAACAGAAAATCGAAGAAGGGAAGCAGATCGAAAAAAGAAGAATCGCCAAGGAACTTCATGACGGTATTATGGGGAAATTGAGTGCTATCCGCCTAAACTTATTTGTGTTAAGCAAAGCAAACAACCCTGAAACCATTGCCCGATGTTCGGAATACATTGATGAAATTCAGAATGTCGAGAAGGAAGTCCGCAAAATCTCACATGATTTGAGTCAGAATCTTTTTGCCCACGTTTCCGATTTTACGCTGATGGTTACCAATCTGATGGAGGCAGCCAAAGGGCATTCCCAGTTACAGTTTAAGCTGATTATCGATGAGAAAATTGACTGGAATTCTGTACCCAGCGTTGTAAAAATGCAAGTGTATCGTATTTTGCAGGAGGCCCTACACAATATTCAAAAATATTCTGAAGCCAAGAGTGTTTGTATTCGTATAACCCGGGAAGATGATCTTCTGACGATCTCAGTTGCTGATGATGGTGTTGGATTTGACCCTAAGACCATTAAACCTGGTATAGGACATAAAAACATGAGAGAACGTGCTGCCGAAATTAATGCTGAACTTGCAATTTGGTCTGAGGTCGGAAAAGGAACTCAAATTGATTTGAAAATTGTAACATAG
- a CDS encoding vWA domain-containing protein has product MKNITFANPEFFWLFLVLPIAIGWYFWKGKEHSAALKVSSVKGFKVSNSVLPKLKPMLFVLRLLALSALIVAIARPQSTDVTNKSRTTRGIDIVMAIDVSGSMLAKDLKPNRMEALKRVASEFVEERPNDRIGLVVYAAESYTKTPVTSDKAVVLDALNSVKYDNVLQDGTGIGVGLATAVNRLKDSKAKSKVIILLTDGVNNSGFIDPRMASEIAREYGIKVYTIGIGTNGMAESPYAIAPNGQFLFRMMKVEVDEKLMKEIALMTDGKYFRATSNKSLESIYNEINKLETTEVQEQRFYNYDEKYRLFGFFALGLLSLELVLRKTLFRGFI; this is encoded by the coding sequence ATGAAAAACATCACGTTTGCCAATCCGGAATTCTTCTGGCTGTTTTTGGTTCTGCCTATAGCCATTGGCTGGTATTTTTGGAAGGGAAAAGAACATTCAGCTGCGTTAAAAGTCAGCTCGGTTAAAGGGTTCAAAGTGTCTAATTCGGTACTGCCAAAGCTAAAGCCGATGTTGTTCGTTTTACGTCTGTTGGCTCTAAGTGCCTTGATCGTAGCGATTGCCAGACCACAATCCACTGATGTTACCAATAAATCCAGAACAACACGCGGAATAGATATTGTAATGGCAATAGACGTTTCCGGAAGTATGCTGGCCAAGGATTTAAAACCAAACCGTATGGAAGCTTTGAAAAGAGTTGCTTCCGAATTCGTAGAAGAACGTCCCAATGACCGTATCGGTTTAGTGGTGTATGCCGCTGAAAGTTACACCAAAACACCGGTAACCAGCGACAAAGCTGTGGTTTTAGATGCTTTGAACAGCGTTAAATACGATAATGTGCTGCAGGATGGAACAGGTATCGGAGTAGGATTGGCTACTGCGGTAAACCGTTTAAAAGACAGCAAAGCAAAAAGTAAAGTCATCATTCTTTTAACAGACGGGGTAAACAATTCTGGATTTATCGACCCAAGAATGGCTTCGGAAATAGCTAGGGAATATGGTATTAAGGTCTATACCATCGGAATCGGAACCAATGGAATGGCGGAATCCCCATATGCAATTGCTCCAAACGGGCAGTTTCTATTCCGTATGATGAAAGTGGAAGTTGATGAAAAACTGATGAAGGAAATCGCTTTGATGACCGATGGCAAGTATTTCAGAGCCACCAGCAATAAAAGTTTGGAAAGCATTTATAACGAAATCAATAAATTGGAAACCACAGAGGTTCAGGAACAGCGTTTTTATAATTATGACGAAAAATACAGGTTGTTCGGATTTTTTGCCCTTGGGTTGCTGAGTTTGGAATTAGTGTTAAGAAAGACCTTGTTTAGAGGTTTTATATAA
- a CDS encoding VWA domain-containing protein yields MENFEFDEPKYFYLAAILPILLLLFLINLYWQKKKQREFGDLELLKQLSPEKSTFKPVLKLVVVLLGLAALVLALVNPKIGTKMETVKRQGVDIVFAVDISKSMLAEDIAPNRLEKSKQVVSQIINQLGSDRIGIVGYAGSAYPVLPITTDYSVAKMYLQSMNTDMVSSQGTALGEALKLASSYFDDPQTSKLIIMLSDGEDHGEGFEEALDEIKDKKIKVITVGIGTEKGGPIPLRHNGVIESFKKDREGETVITKLYPETLKTIAKNAGGGYVFGGNTKNVLDYVKNGLDNLEKTDFESQQIADFESQFQWFLGIAFFLLLLDVFFLERRTKWVRRLNLFNEEKK; encoded by the coding sequence ATGGAGAATTTTGAATTTGACGAGCCGAAATATTTTTATTTAGCAGCTATCCTGCCGATTCTGTTGCTGCTTTTCCTGATCAATTTGTATTGGCAGAAGAAAAAGCAACGGGAATTCGGTGATTTGGAGTTGCTAAAACAATTAAGCCCCGAAAAATCGACATTCAAACCGGTGCTGAAATTAGTCGTAGTCTTATTGGGATTGGCGGCGTTGGTTCTTGCTTTGGTGAATCCGAAAATTGGGACCAAAATGGAAACGGTAAAGCGCCAAGGAGTGGACATCGTTTTTGCGGTTGATATTTCCAAAAGTATGTTGGCGGAAGACATTGCGCCGAACCGTCTGGAAAAAAGCAAACAGGTGGTTTCGCAAATCATCAATCAATTGGGCAGTGACCGCATCGGAATAGTTGGATATGCTGGAAGTGCCTACCCGGTTTTGCCAATAACCACCGATTACAGTGTAGCCAAAATGTACCTCCAAAGTATGAACACCGATATGGTTTCGTCCCAGGGAACAGCATTGGGCGAAGCGTTGAAACTGGCCAGTTCATATTTTGACGATCCGCAAACAAGCAAATTGATTATCATGCTTTCAGATGGCGAGGATCACGGTGAAGGGTTTGAAGAAGCTCTGGATGAAATTAAGGACAAAAAAATAAAGGTGATAACAGTTGGTATCGGAACCGAAAAAGGAGGCCCGATTCCATTACGCCATAATGGAGTTATTGAAAGCTTCAAAAAAGACCGAGAAGGAGAAACGGTTATCACGAAGTTATATCCTGAAACACTGAAAACAATCGCCAAAAATGCCGGTGGAGGTTATGTTTTCGGCGGAAATACCAAAAATGTCCTTGATTATGTGAAAAACGGATTGGACAATTTAGAAAAAACCGATTTCGAAAGTCAGCAGATAGCCGATTTTGAATCGCAGTTCCAATGGTTTTTAGGCATCGCCTTTTTCTTGCTGCTTTTGGATGTTTTCTTTTTGGAAAGAAGAACAAAATGGGTGAGAAGACTGAATTTGTTTAATGAGGAGAAAAAATAA
- a CDS encoding DUF58 domain-containing protein, with protein MDTKELLKKVRKIEIKTRRLSDHVFSGEYHTSFKGRGMTFSEVRQYQFGDDVRAIDWNVTARCNEPYIKVFEEERELTMMLMVDCSGSESFGTKNQLKSEIVTEIAATMAFSATQNNDKIGLILFSDQIELFIPPKKGKSHVLRIIRELIEFQPKSRKTDLSQALKFLSGIQKKKAIVFVISDFMTNDYEHTLKIAGKKHDVTGVRVYDHREEMMPNIGMVPMEDAETGEIMLVNTNSKKVRMEYEKNYLDNVKYFNETFSRCGSGVVSTRVDESYVTKLLGYFKSR; from the coding sequence ATGGATACCAAAGAATTACTGAAAAAAGTACGGAAAATTGAAATCAAAACCCGAAGATTGAGCGATCATGTCTTTTCGGGCGAATATCATACGTCGTTTAAAGGACGGGGAATGACTTTTTCCGAAGTACGCCAATATCAGTTTGGAGACGATGTTCGTGCTATCGACTGGAATGTAACGGCGCGTTGTAACGAACCGTACATAAAAGTATTCGAGGAAGAACGTGAATTGACGATGATGCTGATGGTGGACTGCAGCGGATCGGAAAGTTTCGGGACCAAAAATCAGCTGAAAAGCGAAATTGTTACCGAAATAGCAGCCACTATGGCTTTTTCAGCGACACAAAACAATGATAAGATTGGATTGATTTTATTTTCCGATCAAATCGAATTGTTTATTCCTCCTAAAAAAGGAAAATCCCACGTGCTTCGAATCATCCGTGAACTGATCGAATTTCAGCCTAAAAGCAGAAAGACAGATTTGTCTCAGGCCCTGAAGTTTCTTTCGGGCATTCAGAAAAAGAAAGCCATCGTATTCGTAATTTCCGATTTCATGACCAATGATTACGAACATACGCTAAAAATTGCCGGAAAGAAACATGATGTAACTGGTGTCCGCGTTTATGATCATCGCGAAGAAATGATGCCAAACATCGGTATGGTACCGATGGAAGATGCAGAAACAGGTGAAATCATGTTGGTAAATACCAATTCGAAAAAGGTACGTATGGAGTACGAGAAAAATTACCTTGATAACGTAAAATATTTTAACGAAACGTTTTCCCGTTGTGGTTCCGGAGTGGTAAGCACAAGGGTAGATGAGAGTTATGTAACCAAATTACTGGGCTATTTCAAATCGCGATAA
- a CDS encoding response regulator, whose protein sequence is MTVKILFVDDHPLQILGYKTILDYNNHGFCIEATECYNCKDAFSIVTNTVNRPDFDMVFLDRSMPAYEEEGIYSGEDLAILVKKNVPKAKIVILTSHAESFIIYDIMKKVNPAGLLIKSDFSGEELLLAFDSIINDETYHSETVQKAIKELLSREEYLDSINRKIIMLISQGFKTKTIAGEVKLTESAVEKRKAKIKDYFCIGKGNDEDIIREAKRLGFI, encoded by the coding sequence ATGACTGTCAAAATATTGTTTGTAGACGATCATCCGCTACAAATCCTGGGTTACAAGACGATTCTGGACTACAACAACCACGGCTTTTGTATTGAAGCAACGGAATGTTACAACTGCAAAGATGCTTTTTCGATAGTAACCAATACGGTTAATCGTCCTGATTTTGATATGGTCTTTCTCGATAGAAGCATGCCGGCCTATGAAGAGGAAGGTATTTACTCCGGAGAAGATTTGGCCATACTGGTAAAAAAGAACGTTCCGAAAGCAAAAATTGTAATTCTTACCTCACACGCTGAGTCCTTCATTATTTATGATATTATGAAGAAAGTCAATCCGGCCGGGTTGCTTATTAAATCTGATTTCAGTGGAGAGGAATTATTGTTGGCTTTCGATTCGATCATAAACGATGAAACTTATCATAGTGAGACGGTTCAAAAAGCGATTAAAGAACTCCTTTCCAGAGAAGAGTATCTGGACAGCATCAACCGAAAAATCATCATGCTGATCTCTCAAGGTTTTAAAACCAAAACCATTGCCGGAGAAGTCAAACTGACGGAAAGCGCCGTGGAGAAAAGAAAAGCCAAAATAAAAGACTATTTCTGTATCGGCAAAGGCAATGATGAAGACATTATTCGCGAGGCAAAACGATTGGGGTTTATTTGA
- a CDS encoding AAA family ATPase — protein sequence MEDTTATMDIRAINEKIERESAFIDLLTMEMNKVIVGQKTMIERLLIGLLAQGHILLEGVPGLAKTLAINTLSQAVHGTFSRIQFTPDLLPADVVGTMIYNMKVNDFSIKKGPIFANFVLADEINRAPAKVQSALLEAMQEKQVTIGDETFKLDRPFLVMATQNPVEQEGTYPLPEAQVDRFMLKVVIDYPKMEDERLVIRQNLNGGFEKVSQVVSLEQILRAQQAVREVYMDEKIEKYILDIIFATRYPEKYKLADLKPLISFGASPRGSINLALAAKCYAFIKRRGYVIPEDVRAVVHDVLRHRIGITYEAEAENVTSVDIINKIVNEVEVP from the coding sequence ATGGAAGATACGACAGCTACTATGGACATTAGGGCAATTAATGAAAAAATAGAGAGAGAAAGTGCTTTTATTGACCTTCTGACAATGGAGATGAACAAGGTAATCGTTGGTCAGAAAACCATGATCGAACGTTTACTTATCGGACTATTGGCGCAGGGGCATATCCTTTTGGAAGGCGTTCCCGGGTTGGCAAAAACATTAGCCATCAACACCCTTTCTCAAGCAGTTCACGGTACCTTCAGCAGAATCCAGTTCACACCCGATTTGCTTCCGGCCGATGTGGTGGGAACCATGATTTACAATATGAAAGTGAATGACTTTTCCATTAAGAAAGGTCCTATTTTCGCCAATTTCGTTCTTGCCGATGAGATCAACCGTGCTCCAGCCAAAGTACAGTCGGCACTGTTGGAAGCCATGCAGGAAAAGCAGGTAACCATCGGAGATGAAACTTTCAAATTGGACAGACCGTTTTTGGTAATGGCTACGCAAAACCCGGTGGAACAGGAAGGAACTTATCCGTTACCGGAAGCTCAGGTAGACCGTTTCATGTTAAAAGTGGTTATCGATTATCCTAAAATGGAAGACGAGCGCTTGGTTATCCGTCAAAACCTGAACGGTGGATTTGAAAAAGTGAGCCAAGTGGTGTCTTTGGAACAGATCTTACGTGCACAGCAAGCTGTTCGTGAGGTCTATATGGACGAAAAAATTGAGAAATACATCTTAGATATAATTTTCGCAACCCGTTACCCGGAAAAATACAAATTAGCCGATTTAAAACCATTAATCAGTTTCGGAGCTTCTCCTCGTGGAAGTATCAACCTGGCTTTGGCGGCAAAATGTTATGCTTTCATCAAGCGCCGTGGGTATGTAATTCCGGAAGACGTTCGCGCTGTAGTGCACGATGTGTTACGTCACCGTATCGGGATTACTTATGAGGCAGAAGCGGAAAACGTTACTTCGGTAGACATCATCAACAAAATAGTTAACGAGGTTGAAGTGCCTTAA
- a CDS encoding ATP-binding protein, which yields MINKRLLIKNLLAHSDESTFYDKKRQLNLHTKEGKAKFLKHICALSNSNPLNNSYIVVGVEDQDNEIVGDDFFDDSRIQNLVNAFLDNAPKIQYENVPFPNLPKDKVVGLVTIKPNNKISSFKKGIHTIVAKTIFMRRGSSTMPVETVSEVSMSIKTKNLNAETVISIENNSHNSIAHTLEGVIDFINNRHPDMSPKYKVFKELFVVCWAGNKKKLRDKTFYSRVDIELINEQVKLFYSALDEVTVEYSENAFTITEYVPLGLNDKTSYYPLEKVTLHFYENGYYKMETKMLFEPPEYNRKMLFHIYNSNLALVSKLEKGLTLTTREEKDLENLPAILMICYLNGFQDAKQKLIDAKPFLKTYNNPVAYVSFKEVMRILRKMKYN from the coding sequence ATGATCAATAAGCGTCTTCTTATAAAAAATTTGCTCGCCCACAGTGACGAAAGCACTTTTTATGATAAAAAAAGACAGCTTAACTTACACACAAAAGAAGGCAAGGCCAAGTTTCTGAAACACATTTGTGCGCTTTCCAACTCTAACCCTCTGAACAATTCCTACATTGTTGTTGGTGTTGAAGACCAGGACAATGAGATTGTGGGTGACGATTTTTTTGACGACAGTCGTATTCAGAACCTTGTAAATGCCTTTTTGGACAATGCGCCGAAAATCCAGTACGAAAACGTCCCATTTCCGAATCTTCCGAAAGACAAGGTTGTCGGATTGGTAACCATCAAACCCAACAATAAAATCTCATCTTTTAAAAAAGGGATCCACACCATTGTCGCCAAAACAATTTTCATGAGACGGGGAAGTTCGACTATGCCGGTTGAGACCGTATCGGAAGTTTCGATGTCGATTAAAACGAAGAATCTGAATGCCGAAACGGTTATCAGCATAGAAAACAATTCACACAACAGTATCGCGCATACGCTGGAAGGCGTGATTGACTTTATCAACAACCGTCATCCGGACATGAGCCCGAAATATAAAGTATTCAAAGAACTTTTTGTAGTGTGCTGGGCGGGAAACAAGAAAAAACTGCGCGACAAAACGTTTTATTCCCGGGTGGATATTGAACTGATCAACGAACAGGTCAAACTTTTTTATTCGGCCCTGGATGAAGTAACGGTGGAATATTCTGAAAATGCTTTCACGATTACCGAGTATGTCCCTTTAGGACTGAACGATAAAACGAGTTATTATCCGCTGGAAAAGGTAACGCTGCACTTTTATGAAAACGGCTATTACAAGATGGAAACCAAAATGTTGTTTGAACCGCCAGAGTACAACCGGAAAATGCTGTTCCACATTTACAATTCCAATCTTGCTCTGGTGAGCAAACTCGAAAAAGGGCTGACATTAACTACCCGGGAAGAGAAGGATCTGGAAAACCTTCCTGCCATACTGATGATTTGCTACCTCAACGGTTTTCAGGATGCCAAGCAAAAACTGATTGACGCCAAACCGTTTTTAAAGACCTATAATAATCCTGTGGCCTATGTTTCATTTAAAGAAGTGATGCGTATTTTGCGGAAAATGAAATACAATTAG